A genomic window from Ruminiclostridium cellulolyticum H10 includes:
- a CDS encoding RrF2 family transcriptional regulator produces the protein MRISSKGRYGIAAMICVAQLGRNGDFVTVISISEKLGISKIYLEQVFSLLKRSKLVNSVKGSQGGYHLAKSSERITAYDILQAVELSLFEKTERSVSAQAEGIEKSISSLVWDKLDESICEVLKNTTLRDLVFEAERNPDDDSYMYYI, from the coding sequence ATGCGAATTTCGTCAAAGGGCAGGTACGGGATAGCAGCTATGATATGTGTTGCTCAATTGGGCAGAAACGGTGATTTTGTAACTGTAATAAGCATTTCAGAAAAATTGGGAATTTCTAAGATATATCTTGAACAGGTTTTTTCGCTTTTGAAAAGGTCAAAGCTTGTTAACTCTGTCAAGGGTTCACAGGGCGGATATCATCTAGCAAAATCCTCCGAAAGGATTACTGCATATGATATTTTGCAAGCAGTTGAATTAAGTCTGTTTGAAAAGACTGAACGTTCAGTTTCTGCTCAGGCAGAAGGAATTGAAAAATCAATAAGTTCCTTGGTTTGGGACAAGCTGGATGAATCAATTTGTGAAGTTTTAAAAAATACAACTCTCAGGGATCTTGTTTTTGAAGCTGAAAGAAATCCGGATGACGATTCCTATATGTATTATATTTAG
- a CDS encoding RNA polymerase sigma factor — MNKAENRKEEKFISLYQAFVDDIYRYIFLRTGLDTTLAEDMTQEIFLNVFKGMDEFKGLCSNRTWVFRIAKNRLFDFYRKQYRQKIEFADIDDPLTEGLSDPEQDTEKLMESALESQMVCDCLNNIPGHYRITLMMKYVDGKSVKQIAELTDKSPKAIESLLHRSKNAFIKEYRLLRKKEGFEL; from the coding sequence ATGAATAAGGCGGAAAATCGCAAGGAAGAAAAGTTCATCTCACTGTATCAGGCTTTCGTTGACGATATTTATCGGTATATTTTCCTACGCACAGGATTGGATACCACGCTGGCTGAAGATATGACACAAGAGATATTTCTTAACGTGTTTAAAGGTATGGACGAGTTTAAAGGGCTGTGTTCGAACAGAACGTGGGTATTTAGAATTGCTAAAAATAGGCTCTTCGACTTCTATCGAAAGCAGTACCGACAAAAGATTGAGTTTGCTGACATCGACGATCCGCTTACCGAGGGTCTGAGTGATCCTGAGCAGGATACAGAAAAGCTTATGGAGTCGGCTCTTGAAAGTCAAATGGTCTGTGACTGCCTAAACAACATTCCCGGACATTACAGGATTACACTAATGATGAAATATGTTGACGGCAAAAGTGTCAAACAGATCGCTGAACTTACGGATAAGTCACCAAAAGCTATAGAAAGCTTGCTTCATAGATCAAAAAATGCTTTCATCAAAGAATACCGATTACTCCGAAAGAAGGAGGGATTTGAGCTGTGA
- a CDS encoding YIP1 family protein produces MNSFFEILNHPMEAFRNKNKAATWLLVVFTIIIDTVFIPLMDWFADAQHPTPSIYMILRTTLWGCVSYLAICVVFWAICKYLGSKTRLKTYIQTWGLTFFPTLLCSFAVAFSETFFTVFWNNSIWGILLSIVFIGILIWKTILYVIFLREVAGLKGNRIIGAFVVIGIMIIALALFNGYVGLKTPIL; encoded by the coding sequence ATGAATTCCTTTTTTGAGATATTAAATCATCCAATGGAAGCATTTCGGAATAAAAATAAGGCTGCAACATGGCTCCTTGTTGTTTTTACCATAATAATCGACACAGTCTTTATTCCGCTTATGGACTGGTTTGCCGATGCTCAGCACCCAACTCCTAGCATTTACATGATACTGCGCACTACCTTATGGGGGTGTGTCAGCTATCTTGCGATATGTGTTGTGTTTTGGGCCATTTGCAAATACTTAGGCAGCAAAACACGGCTTAAAACTTACATTCAGACATGGGGTCTGACCTTTTTCCCCACTCTGCTTTGTTCCTTTGCTGTTGCTTTCAGCGAGACCTTTTTTACTGTTTTCTGGAACAACAGTATCTGGGGTATTCTGTTGAGTATAGTATTTATCGGTATACTCATATGGAAAACGATTCTGTACGTGATTTTTTTGAGAGAAGTGGCGGGTCTGAAGGGTAATAGAATTATCGGAGCATTTGTCGTGATTGGAATCATGATTATTGCACTGGCACTGTTCAACGGATATGTCGGGCTGAAAACACCCATCCTGTAA
- a CDS encoding alkaline phosphatase encodes MIKKALSSKRLFTGLLCLTMAMVLALGTAFSSANESNSGMQNRAVASSTAEAALKATATTTKTPKYIFMFIGDGMAAAQVNLAQIYKGNNKHNQISLKELSFQDFEAVGYQTTHDATSFAPDSASTATSLSSGFKTWSGTIGLKPVGNKSGNKPENVNSSNIPQTIAERLKAEKGMKVGIISTVTINHATPAAFYAHVPSRNDYYDIAMQMAKSNFDYFGGGTINQPTGPKKDQKDAYEVMKQNGYTIAKTKKDILALNSKSGKVYAITPVVQDSGAMPYAIDNKAGDLTLADFVKKGIDVLDNEKGFFMMTESGKIDWAGHANDAKANIGDVLAFDNAIQVAINFANKHPDETLIIVTGDHETGGMTIGQATTGYDTAFELLDHQKMSYVAFDNLINEMKAKNPKLSFNKVLSVITENFGLVNETTGDISRKGEPSYMTLELSDREMSKLKTAFAETMAEEPTDNEETDLLYGGYNPLSVTLTHILNNKAGIGWASYSHTGVPVPVYATGAGAELFNGAYENTDVYNKLVKITDLK; translated from the coding sequence ATGATTAAAAAAGCATTGTCTAGTAAGAGATTATTCACAGGTTTACTATGTTTAACAATGGCAATGGTATTGGCGTTGGGGACAGCTTTTTCATCCGCTAATGAGTCAAATTCAGGCATGCAAAATCGAGCGGTGGCATCAAGTACAGCAGAAGCTGCACTAAAAGCAACAGCAACTACAACAAAGACTCCAAAGTACATATTTATGTTTATCGGGGACGGTATGGCAGCAGCTCAAGTAAACTTAGCTCAAATTTACAAGGGAAACAATAAACATAATCAAATATCCTTAAAAGAACTTAGCTTTCAGGATTTTGAGGCAGTGGGATATCAAACAACTCATGATGCAACATCTTTTGCTCCGGATTCCGCATCTACTGCAACCTCGTTGTCATCAGGATTTAAAACCTGGAGTGGAACTATTGGATTGAAGCCGGTAGGAAATAAATCAGGTAATAAACCAGAAAATGTTAATAGCTCTAATATTCCTCAAACTATAGCTGAAAGACTAAAAGCAGAGAAGGGTATGAAGGTTGGAATCATATCAACCGTAACAATTAATCATGCTACACCGGCAGCTTTTTATGCACATGTACCTTCAAGGAATGATTATTATGATATAGCTATGCAAATGGCTAAATCAAACTTTGATTATTTTGGTGGTGGTACTATAAACCAACCGACAGGACCAAAAAAGGATCAAAAGGATGCTTACGAAGTGATGAAACAAAACGGATATACAATAGCAAAAACAAAGAAAGACATTTTAGCCCTTAACAGCAAATCAGGAAAAGTGTATGCCATAACTCCTGTGGTTCAAGATAGTGGTGCTATGCCGTATGCAATTGATAATAAAGCAGGCGATTTAACTCTCGCTGATTTTGTTAAGAAGGGCATAGATGTTCTTGATAACGAAAAAGGATTTTTCATGATGACTGAATCGGGAAAGATTGACTGGGCAGGTCACGCTAACGATGCAAAAGCAAATATCGGTGATGTTTTAGCATTTGATAATGCTATCCAGGTAGCTATAAATTTTGCTAATAAGCATCCGGATGAAACATTAATAATAGTAACAGGCGACCATGAAACAGGTGGTATGACTATAGGTCAGGCAACAACAGGATATGATACAGCTTTTGAACTTTTAGATCACCAAAAGATGTCTTATGTTGCATTCGATAATTTGATTAATGAGATGAAAGCCAAAAATCCAAAGTTATCATTTAACAAAGTACTTTCTGTAATTACTGAGAATTTTGGTCTTGTTAATGAAACTACAGGTGATATTAGCCGTAAAGGTGAGCCCAGTTATATGACATTAGAATTGTCAGATAGAGAAATGTCAAAACTCAAAACTGCTTTTGCTGAAACAATGGCAGAAGAACCTACTGATAATGAAGAAACCGATTTATTATACGGTGGTTATAATCCACTTTCAGTAACATTAACTCATATTTTAAATAACAAAGCGGGCATAGGCTGGGCATCATATTCCCACACAGGAGTTCCAGTGCCGGTATATGCAACAGGTGCAGGAGCAGAGCTGTTCAATGGTGCATATGAGAACACTGATGTATACAACAAGTTGGTAAAAATTACAGATCTTAAATAA
- a CDS encoding endo-1,4-beta-xylanase: MRKNSFKSLAVALSVLLTALMVCSSMVSAATPTGKRLKDVQSRVLVGTEFSSGFTNMDSTFFNTATPEFNLVTAENCMKWDALEPSQNSFNWNEADKLMNWAKTNNYKVHGHTFVWHNQAPGWIQNLSASAMESAMNNHIDKVMGRYKGQIPIWDVANEVFEENGSYRNSFWYRTMGKSFIEKAFIRARAADPSAKLVYNDYNLEYTGPKSNAAYEMLKDFKSRGIPVDGIGFQMHLDIQYAIDYNDFAKNMQRFADLGLEIYITEMDVRVSSNTNSTELQTQASYYKNIIEKCMAQPAVKAIQFWGFTDKYSWVPGTFSGRDNALLFDKNYNPKPAYYAVQAALATSPTPTVIYGDLDGSGSVDALDYSLMKQYLLGSITKFPSENGLVAADVNASGTVDALDFAVMKQYLIGLITKFPAQV; this comes from the coding sequence ATGAGAAAAAACAGTTTTAAATCGTTAGCAGTGGCACTTTCTGTCTTACTGACAGCTTTGATGGTTTGTTCATCTATGGTTAGTGCCGCTACTCCCACAGGTAAAAGGTTAAAAGATGTTCAAAGCAGGGTTCTGGTAGGAACCGAATTCTCTAGTGGTTTTACTAACATGGATTCCACATTTTTCAACACTGCTACTCCAGAATTTAATCTGGTAACAGCAGAAAATTGTATGAAATGGGATGCTTTAGAACCTTCACAAAATAGTTTTAACTGGAACGAAGCAGATAAACTCATGAACTGGGCGAAAACTAACAATTATAAGGTTCATGGACATACGTTTGTTTGGCACAATCAAGCTCCAGGTTGGATACAAAATCTTAGTGCCAGTGCTATGGAGTCTGCCATGAACAATCATATTGACAAGGTAATGGGGCGTTATAAAGGCCAGATTCCTATTTGGGACGTAGCTAATGAAGTTTTTGAGGAAAACGGAAGCTACAGAAATTCCTTCTGGTATAGAACTATGGGTAAGAGCTTTATTGAGAAAGCATTTATCCGTGCTCGTGCTGCTGACCCTTCTGCCAAACTGGTATACAACGATTACAATCTTGAGTATACCGGACCTAAGTCCAACGCCGCCTATGAGATGCTCAAAGACTTTAAAAGCCGTGGTATACCTGTAGATGGTATTGGGTTCCAGATGCACCTAGATATACAATACGCAATCGACTATAATGACTTCGCTAAGAATATGCAACGTTTTGCAGATTTAGGCCTTGAGATATACATAACTGAGATGGATGTACGTGTATCCAGCAATACTAATTCGACTGAACTTCAAACTCAAGCAAGCTACTACAAGAATATCATCGAGAAATGTATGGCACAGCCTGCTGTAAAGGCTATCCAGTTTTGGGGCTTCACAGATAAATATTCTTGGGTACCCGGAACATTCTCAGGCAGAGACAATGCTTTACTCTTCGATAAAAACTATAATCCGAAACCAGCTTATTATGCAGTGCAAGCAGCTCTCGCTACATCTCCTACACCAACAGTAATATATGGTGACCTTGATGGCAGTGGCAGTGTTGATGCTTTAGATTATTCACTTATGAAGCAATATCTGTTGGGTTCAATAACCAAATTCCCATCTGAAAATGGTTTGGTTGCTGCAGATGTAAATGCCAGCGGAACAGTAGATGCACTGGATTTCGCTGTTATGAAACAATATCTGATTGGCCTTATAACCAAATTCCCTGCCCAAGTGTAA
- a CDS encoding acetyl-CoA carboxylase biotin carboxylase subunit produces the protein MIKKVLVANRGEIAVRIFRTLREMEISTVAVYSDDDRDSIFVRYADYSYPLEGNSAKDTYMNIEKIIKIAIEAKVDAIHPGYGFLSEKEEFAKAVEDAGLIFIGPSAQVIKLLGNKFEARTIAERLSIPLIPGLNRAINNIAEAEQIASSIGYPVMIKPAAGGGGKGMYIAKSKDELKDAFFKSQSMAESIFHNDSVFIERYYTDVHHIEVQLLADKYGNVVHLGERECSIQRRFQKIVEEAPCLTISQELKNEIFEYAVSIAKEVHYTGAGTVEFLYSNGEVFFLELNTRIQVEHAVTEMVTDIDIVKMQVLIAAGNELPINQNDISFKGHAIECRIYSEDIKNGFMPSSGAITYYQAPDGMGIRVDSGIAQNSFISHYYDSMIAKLIVKGNTRQEAICRMSRALDEFIIEGVKTDIDYLKAIMKDTSFINLEVNTDYLKEKHEDLIITTEKTKPGKKIHNQQNYEYYNYMCKQNEKRINYKTETMSLDSKENLLQQFIDEISMPSELSIDG, from the coding sequence GTGATAAAAAAAGTACTTGTGGCCAATAGAGGTGAAATTGCAGTAAGAATTTTCAGAACACTACGAGAAATGGAGATTTCTACTGTTGCAGTATATTCCGATGATGACAGGGACAGTATATTTGTTCGATATGCAGATTACAGCTATCCTTTAGAGGGAAATTCTGCAAAAGATACATATATGAATATTGAAAAAATAATTAAGATAGCTATAGAAGCAAAAGTTGATGCAATACACCCCGGATACGGTTTTTTATCTGAAAAAGAAGAATTCGCAAAAGCTGTTGAAGATGCAGGTCTTATCTTTATTGGGCCCAGTGCCCAAGTCATCAAATTGCTTGGAAATAAATTTGAAGCTCGAACTATAGCAGAAAGATTAAGTATTCCCTTGATTCCAGGATTAAACAGAGCTATCAATAACATTGCGGAGGCGGAACAAATTGCTTCTTCAATCGGGTATCCTGTAATGATAAAGCCGGCTGCAGGTGGCGGCGGAAAGGGCATGTATATTGCAAAAAGTAAAGATGAATTAAAGGATGCCTTTTTCAAATCCCAGAGCATGGCTGAATCAATCTTTCATAATGACTCTGTTTTTATTGAGAGATATTACACTGATGTTCATCACATTGAGGTTCAACTTTTAGCAGATAAATACGGTAATGTTGTGCATTTAGGTGAGCGTGAATGCTCAATTCAAAGAAGATTTCAAAAGATAGTTGAAGAAGCACCCTGCTTGACTATTTCTCAAGAATTAAAAAATGAAATATTTGAATATGCAGTTTCCATTGCAAAGGAAGTCCATTATACTGGTGCAGGAACTGTGGAATTCTTGTATAGCAATGGTGAAGTATTCTTTTTGGAATTGAATACAAGAATACAAGTTGAACACGCTGTGACAGAAATGGTTACGGATATAGATATTGTAAAAATGCAAGTATTGATTGCAGCAGGCAATGAACTGCCTATAAATCAGAACGATATAAGTTTTAAGGGTCATGCTATAGAGTGTAGAATTTATTCGGAAGATATAAAAAATGGTTTTATGCCTTCATCAGGAGCCATAACATATTATCAAGCACCGGATGGCATGGGAATAAGAGTAGATTCAGGAATAGCACAGAACTCCTTTATTAGTCATTACTATGATTCTATGATTGCAAAGTTAATAGTTAAAGGAAATACAAGACAGGAAGCAATATGCAGGATGAGCAGAGCATTAGATGAGTTTATAATTGAAGGTGTTAAAACAGATATTGATTACCTTAAAGCAATAATGAAAGATACTTCATTTATAAATTTAGAGGTAAATACTGATTATTTAAAAGAAAAACATGAAGATTTAATAATTACAACCGAGAAAACAAAACCCGGTAAAAAGATACATAATCAACAAAACTATGAGTATTACAATTATATGTGCAAGCAGAATGAAAAAAGAATAAATTATAAAACTGAAACAATGAGCTTAGATTCCAAAGAGAATTTGTTACAACAATTTATTGATGAAATTTCTATGCCTAGCGAACTTTCAATTGATGGCTAA
- a CDS encoding acetyl-CoA carboxylase biotin carboxyl carrier protein produces MNIEQIKELVKIVNSSNVNIIEINEGDNRIRIEMERQKIESVSKSELQLNTVIDSNEVNADSVSVNTSTKEIKAPLVGIFYTAPSSKDKDFVATGDKVIKGQVVCIIEAMKLFNEIVAEEDGEIVEICAQNGDVVEFGQPIFRYI; encoded by the coding sequence ATGAATATAGAGCAGATAAAAGAATTGGTTAAGATTGTAAACTCTTCTAACGTTAATATCATAGAGATTAATGAAGGTGATAACAGAATAAGAATTGAAATGGAACGACAAAAAATTGAGTCCGTTTCAAAAAGTGAATTACAGCTAAATACTGTTATTGATAGTAATGAAGTTAATGCTGATTCAGTATCTGTAAACACATCAACAAAGGAGATTAAAGCTCCTTTGGTTGGAATATTCTATACTGCACCTAGTTCAAAAGATAAGGACTTTGTGGCAACAGGAGACAAAGTTATAAAGGGACAAGTCGTTTGTATAATTGAAGCCATGAAATTGTTCAATGAGATTGTTGCTGAAGAAGACGGTGAAATAGTAGAAATTTGTGCTCAAAACGGTGATGTAGTTGAATTTGGACAGCCAATTTTCAGATATATATAA
- the accC gene encoding acetyl-CoA carboxylase biotin carboxylase subunit: MFNKILIANRGEVAVRIIRACKEMGISTVAIFSEADRHALHVTLADESYCIGPAQTGKSYLNMVAIITVAIACNAQAIHPGYGLLSENAKFVSLCEKCNIVFIGPSADIISKMGDKDNARRMMQNASVPVIPGSDIIENPKDAIKIANDIGYPLLIKARAGGGGKGIRLVNKEDEFESAYLTASSEAKSAFGDGACYIEKYLSPVKHVEMQILCDNYGKVICLGERECSLQRKHQKLVEESPSTAIDTELRKKMMEVSVKVAKATNYTGVGTVEFLLDKDSNFYFMEMNTRLQVEHPVTEMVTGIDIVKWQIRIAAGMPLNVEQENIQVKGHCIECRINAENPLMNFRPSSGNISLLHIPGGPWVRFDTAIYQDYYVPPFYDSMLGKLIVYGRTREESIRKMMVALSELVIEGIEHNSLLHMNIISSQIFREGSYSTDPIHIENILNEMKNGNGATIC, encoded by the coding sequence ATGTTTAATAAAATACTTATTGCAAACCGTGGTGAAGTAGCTGTTCGAATTATACGTGCATGCAAAGAAATGGGAATATCGACAGTAGCAATATTTTCTGAAGCAGATAGGCATGCGTTACATGTAACACTGGCTGATGAAAGCTATTGTATAGGTCCTGCTCAAACGGGCAAGAGCTATTTAAATATGGTTGCCATTATAACTGTCGCTATCGCTTGCAATGCTCAGGCGATACATCCCGGTTATGGACTATTATCCGAAAACGCAAAATTTGTATCTCTATGTGAGAAGTGTAACATTGTTTTTATTGGACCTAGTGCAGATATAATATCAAAAATGGGAGATAAGGATAATGCCAGACGAATGATGCAAAATGCTTCGGTCCCAGTAATTCCAGGCAGTGATATTATTGAAAATCCTAAGGATGCTATTAAAATTGCTAACGATATAGGTTATCCGTTACTAATAAAGGCAAGAGCTGGCGGTGGAGGAAAAGGTATAAGGCTTGTAAACAAAGAGGATGAGTTTGAAAGTGCATATCTAACTGCATCATCAGAGGCAAAAAGTGCTTTTGGAGATGGTGCGTGCTATATAGAAAAATATCTTTCACCGGTTAAGCATGTAGAAATGCAAATATTATGTGATAACTATGGAAAAGTTATTTGTCTTGGAGAAAGAGAATGCTCCTTACAGAGAAAACATCAAAAGCTAGTAGAGGAAAGCCCATCTACTGCAATAGACACAGAGTTACGGAAAAAAATGATGGAAGTATCCGTAAAAGTGGCGAAAGCTACTAACTATACCGGTGTGGGAACAGTAGAATTTTTACTTGATAAAGATAGTAATTTCTATTTCATGGAAATGAATACCAGACTCCAAGTTGAGCACCCTGTTACTGAAATGGTTACAGGAATAGATATTGTAAAATGGCAAATACGTATTGCGGCAGGAATGCCTTTAAATGTTGAACAAGAAAACATTCAAGTTAAAGGACATTGTATTGAATGCAGAATAAATGCAGAAAATCCGCTAATGAATTTCAGGCCAAGTAGTGGAAACATCTCACTTTTACATATCCCTGGCGGGCCATGGGTAAGGTTTGATACGGCTATCTATCAGGATTATTATGTTCCACCATTCTACGACTCCATGTTAGGAAAGTTAATAGTATACGGTAGGACAAGGGAAGAGTCTATCAGAAAAATGATGGTAGCTTTATCTGAATTAGTTATTGAGGGTATAGAACATAATAGTTTACTTCACATGAATATTATATCAAGTCAGATATTTAGAGAAGGCAGCTATTCTACCGACCCAATTCATATCGAAAATATTTTAAATGAAATGAAAAATGGGAATGGAGCAACCATATGCTAA
- the accD gene encoding acetyl-CoA carboxylase, carboxyltransferase subunit beta, producing MLKKISFKKLELKPELENKNESTIIPCAPKELLLICPKCKKTLLKSELADNLDVCRECGYHFRISARKRIGITVDNETFVEYDRELRSKNILNFPGYDEKLKTAIKENGENEAVICGIGKIEGFECAIFAMEPFFMMGSMGCVVGEKIARLFELATDKSIPVIGFTVSGGARMQEGIMSLMQMAKISGAVKRHSNNGNLYVAVLTDPTTGGVTASFAMQGDIIVSEPDTLIGFAGPRVIEQTIRRSLPDGFQRAEFLMERGFLDSIVGRNELKKYLGNILMLHNVEAR from the coding sequence ATGCTAAAAAAAATATCATTTAAAAAACTCGAACTCAAACCAGAACTTGAAAATAAAAATGAATCAACAATAATTCCTTGTGCACCTAAGGAACTGTTATTGATTTGTCCAAAATGCAAAAAGACATTGCTAAAGAGTGAACTGGCTGACAATCTTGATGTTTGCCGAGAATGTGGATATCACTTCAGAATAAGTGCAAGAAAAAGGATAGGCATAACAGTAGATAATGAGACATTTGTAGAGTACGATAGAGAACTTAGATCTAAGAATATATTAAATTTTCCGGGATATGACGAAAAGTTAAAGACGGCAATAAAAGAAAACGGCGAAAATGAAGCTGTAATTTGCGGAATTGGTAAAATAGAAGGTTTTGAGTGTGCTATTTTTGCTATGGAACCATTTTTTATGATGGGGAGTATGGGTTGTGTTGTTGGAGAAAAGATAGCCAGGCTTTTTGAACTAGCCACTGACAAATCAATTCCTGTTATAGGTTTTACCGTCTCGGGTGGAGCTAGGATGCAAGAGGGCATTATGTCTTTGATGCAGATGGCAAAAATAAGTGGAGCTGTAAAGAGGCACAGTAATAATGGAAATTTGTATGTAGCAGTACTGACAGATCCGACCACCGGAGGAGTAACAGCTAGTTTTGCAATGCAGGGAGATATTATTGTTAGTGAGCCGGATACATTAATAGGCTTTGCCGGACCTAGAGTAATTGAACAAACAATCAGAAGATCTCTTCCAGATGGATTTCAAAGGGCAGAATTTCTTATGGAAAGAGGATTCTTAGATAGTATTGTAGGCAGGAATGAGCTTAAGAAATACTTAGGAAATATATTAATGTTACATAACGTGGAGGCGAGATAA
- a CDS encoding acetyl-CoA carboxylase carboxyltransferase subunit alpha has translation MSAYDKVMAARSKDRPTSKDYIKNIFTNFTEFHGDRRFGDDNAVVAGIGLLGNRPVTVIALEKGQDTKERLSRNFGSAHPEGYRKALRQMKLAEKFNRPVVCFIDTSGAYCGIGAEERGQGQAIAENLITMIDLKVPIISILIGEGGSGGALALAVADEVWMLENAIYSVISPEGCASILWKDSARVKEVAECLKLTADDLYSLGVTDMVIKENGGDFIRVYEDLSNKILHSINKYYEFSADKLVKMRFEKYQRLGMITQ, from the coding sequence ATGAGTGCTTACGATAAAGTAATGGCGGCAAGGTCAAAAGATCGTCCCACATCAAAAGATTATATCAAGAATATTTTTACTAACTTTACGGAGTTTCATGGTGACAGACGATTTGGTGATGATAATGCCGTAGTTGCTGGGATTGGCTTGCTTGGAAATAGACCAGTTACAGTAATAGCGCTAGAAAAAGGCCAAGATACTAAAGAAAGATTAAGCAGAAACTTCGGGTCCGCTCATCCGGAGGGATATAGGAAAGCTCTTAGGCAGATGAAGTTAGCGGAAAAGTTTAACAGGCCGGTGGTATGCTTTATAGACACATCCGGGGCATATTGTGGAATTGGTGCCGAGGAAAGAGGACAAGGACAAGCAATAGCTGAAAACCTAATAACAATGATTGATTTGAAGGTACCGATTATCTCGATTCTTATAGGTGAAGGTGGCAGTGGCGGTGCTTTGGCCTTGGCAGTAGCTGATGAGGTTTGGATGCTGGAAAATGCAATATATTCTGTAATTTCGCCAGAAGGCTGTGCCAGCATTTTGTGGAAGGATTCAGCAAGAGTAAAAGAAGTAGCGGAATGTCTTAAACTTACTGCAGACGATTTGTATTCTCTTGGAGTTACTGATATGGTAATCAAGGAAAATGGTGGAGATTTTATTCGCGTGTATGAGGATTTAAGTAATAAAATCTTACATAGTATTAATAAATACTACGAGTTCTCTGCAGATAAACTTGTAAAAATGAGATTCGAAAAATATCAAAGATTGGGAATGATAACTCAATAA